GACAACGAGATCCAGGTCGAGGCGCTGCGGAACTATCAGTGGACGAACATCAAGCCGCAGGTCGACATGATTACCTTCCCGGATGGCAAGCGCCTGCTGCTGCTCTCGGAAGGCCGCCTTGTGAACCTGGGCAATGCCACTGGCCACCCGAGCTTCGTGATGTCAGCCTCGTTCACCAACCAGACGCTCGCACAGATTGAGCTTCACGTGCGGGGCGACCAGTACGAGAACAAGGTCTACACGCTGCCGAAACACCTCGACGAGAAGGTTGCGCGCCTTCACCTCGAAAAGCTGGGCGTGAAGCTGACCGAGCTTTCCGGCGAACAGGCGAAGTATATCGGCGTCGAGACGGCTGGTCCGTTCAAGCCCGAACATTACCGCTACTAGGCGCTGACGGGGACGCGCGTGGCGCAGGACTTCATCCTCACGCTGTCCTGCCCTGACGGGGTGGGCATCGTGGCGCGCCTTGCGCGTCTGATGGAGGAGCATGGCTGCTTCATCGCGGCCTCGCGCACGTTCGGTGACCCGGAAACGGCGCGGTTCTTCGCGCGTCTCGTGTTCAACACCCCGGACGGGGCGAAGGGCTCGCTGGACGCGGTCCAAAGCGGGATGAAAGCCTTGGGCGACGACCTTGGCGCTGAATGGCTGATCCGTCCGTCTGCGGAGCGGATGCGGACGCTGCTTCTGGTGTCGAAGTCGGATCACTGCGCCAATACGCTGCTTTATGCGGCGCGGCGCGGTGAGTTGCCGATCGAGGTGACGGGGATTGTATCCAATCACGACTCGCTGAAGGCGAACTTTGCGCACTGGAACCTGCCATGGTTCCACATTCCGGTGACGGCCGCGACCAAGGCTGAGGCCGAGGCGCGGCTTGATGGTGTGATTGCAGAGACGGGCTCCGAACTCATCGTGCTGGCGCGCTACATGCAGGTGCTCAGCCAGGAAGCGTGCCGGCGCCTCGAAGGCCGTATCATCAACATCCATCACTCCTTCCTTCCGGGTTTCAAGGGTGCGCAGCCGTACCATCAGGCGCACGCGCGCGGCGTGAAGGTGATCGGCGCGACGGCGCATTATGTGACCGCGGACCTCGACGAAGGCCCCATCATCACCCAGGCGACCGAAGCGATCGACCACACCTTCTCGCCGGAAGACATGGTCGAGACCGGCCGCCACATCGAGGGCATTGCCCTGCTACGCGCGGTAAAGGCGCATGCCGAACACCGCGTTTTCCAGAATTCCGGCCGGACCGTCGTGTTCGCCCGTTAAACCATCAGCTCCCTGAGGATATCCGACATGCCATTGAAATCCCACGAATTCACCAGCGAGAGCGTTGCCGAAGGCCATCCGGACAAGGTGTCGGACCAGATCTCGGATGCGATTGTTGACCTGTTCCTGTCGCGCGATCCGACTGCCAAAGTCGCAGTCGAGACACTTTGCACGACCAACCTTGTCGTGCTGGCAGGCGAAGTGCGCACCAACAATGGCGCTGTCGTGTCACCCGATGAGATGAACGAAGCGGCCCGCGCCGTGGTCAAGCGGATCGGCTACGAGCAGGACGGCTTTCACTGGAAGAACATGCGCGTCGAGAACTACGTGCACGGACAGTCGGCCGAGATCGCAAAAGGCGTCGAGGAAGGCCAGGGTCTGTTCAAGGAAGAAGGGGCCGGGGACCAGGGCATCATGTTCGGGTACGCCACGACCGAGACGCCGGAGCTGATGCCGGCGACGCTGGTCTATTCGCACCAGATCCTCGAGCGCCTCGCTGAGCTGCGCCATTCGGGCAAGCACCCGGAACTCGAGCCGGACGCCAAGAGCCAGGTGACGCTGCAATACCAGGGCTCGCGCCCGGTAGGCGTCAATGCCGTGGTCGTCTCGCACCAGCACAAGGAGCATGTGAGCCAGGAAGCGCTGCGCGAGATCATTCGCCCTGTCGTGAAGTCCGTGCTGCCGGAGGGCTGGTTCCCGCCCGAGGAGAAGTTCTATGTCAACCCGACCGGCAGCTTCTTCATCGGGGGGCCGGATGGCGACTCGGGCCTGACGGGCCGCAAGATCATCGTTGACACCTATGGCGGCGCGGCGCCGCATGGCGGCGGCGCCTTCTCGGGCAAGGACCCCTCGAAGGTCGACCGGTCGGCAGCTTATGCCACGCGCTACCTCGCCAAGAACATCGTGGCCTCGGGCCTGGCGGAGCGCTGCACCATCCAGGTCAGCTATGCGATCGGCGTGGCCCAGCCCCTGTCCATCTACGTCGACACGCACGGCACCGGCAAAGCCGACGAAGCGCGCATCGCGGCGGAGCTGCGCAAACTGTTCGACCTCTCACCGAAGGGTATCCGTACGCACCTGAAGCTCAGTGCGCCGATCTACAGCCCGACTGCCGCCTATGGCCATTTCGGCCGGGTGCCGGGCAATGACGGCACGTTCACCTGGGAAAAAACCGACCTCGCCGACGAGTTGAAGCGGCTGGTGAATTAACCGCAAGGTGCGCGAATACCTCCTACAGGCGAATTGACTCCCGCCCCTGTAGAAACACCGTCAGTCATGCCGTGTTCAGGCACGATCACGTTAACCGTGACCGATGAATGTTGTCTTGCCGCGCCTGCATTTTGCAAGCTAGGCTAGTGTTTCGAGGTTTCGGGGGCGGGACCTGGGTTTTCTGGAGTGAATACAATGCCGTTTGACTCTCGTCAGGATCTTGATGGGCTCGAATTCCGTTCGCTGGACGGAACAGATTGGTCGGACGGCGGCGCCTTCCGGATCGGTGCGACGCCGGCATTCTTTGACGGTCTCGGCACGTCTTTCGAAGCGCTCGAGCGGCTTGCCACGTTCGCCTACTCGTCGCACGCGCTCAATTGCTGTCCCTGCGGGCAGGACCATTCGGCTGACCTGATGGCGCACAAGATCTCGCTGGCCGCAGCGACCGTTGAAATCGGCGCGCGGCTCGTCTCCGAAGGCACGCAGTTCGCCCCGGATGGCAGCCCTGAGCAGGCGACCGTGCTCATCCCCGGCGAAGCCGGCGGCACGACCACCACCGCGGGAACCATTGCGCTCGGCGATTCGATTGTCAGCCAGATTGAAGTCAGCGGCGACCAGGACTGGTTTGCAATCCAGCTCGAAGCGGGTGTCACCTACGAATTCACGCTCAACGGATCGGGCGCGAATGCGCTGGGCGACCCCTATCTCGAGATCATGAACTCGACCGGTTCGCAGGCTGCGTTCAACGACGACGGGGGCGTCGGCCTGAACTCCACCCTGCGCTTCACGCCGACCCGGTCAGGGGTGTTTTATGTCAACGCGCACGGCTGGATCGATGCCGGCGGGGCGACGTCGACGGGAACCTACACGCTGACGGCAATCCAGGCGCCGCCGCTGCCGACTTATACGGTTGCCGAGATTGCCAACTACCTCGTTACGCAAGGCTCGTCGGCCGGGCGCCACTGGAACCAGACCACAATCACCTACAACATCCAGGCGCTGACAGCTGCTCAACAAACCCTTGCGGAGCGCGCGCTGGCGATGTGGTCGGCCGTAACGCCGCTCACCTTCACGCGCGTCACCAGCGGCGGCAACATCACATTCACGAACGTCGACCCCGATCCGGATCCGGCCGATCCGACGGCAGCTGCGGCGTATGCGCAGAATACGTTCACGGGCAACTTCATCACCGCCAGCACGGTCGTCATCACGAGCAACTGGCAGAGCGGCGACACCGCCTTCGACAGCTACACCCAGCAGACCTATATCCACGAGATCGGGCACGCGCTCGGCCTCGGCCATGCGGGGCCATACAACGGCACAGCCGACTGGGGCACCGACAACATCTACACGAACGACAACTGGGCCCAGACGGTCATGTCGTATTTTGACCAGCAGGAATCCGGCCACGGCAGCTACCGCTTCGTGCTCGGTCTTCAGCAGGCGGACATTGTCGCGGCCCAGACGCTCTACGGTGCGCGCCCCGGCGGCACGAACGCAGGCAACACGACGTTCGGTTTCAATTCGACGGCGCCCGGCACCAATATCGACTGGTCGCAATTTGTGCTCGTCCAGGCGGAAGGCACGTATCGCCGGCCGCCTTCGATGACAATCTATGACACCGCGGGGGTCGACACGATCAACCTCTCCGGCTTCTCGCAGCCCCAGATCCTTGACCTGCGCCCCGGCACATTCTCAAGCCTTGGGGATCGCCCGATTGCTGGCCAGGTCAATTATTCAAACGTCATCTCGATCGCCGCAGGGACGATCATCGAGAACGCGGTCGGCGGTGCGGGCGGAGACACGATTACAGGCAATGACGCCAACAACACGATCACGCTTGGCGGCGGCGCGGACACGTTCGTCTATCTGACGAACGGCGGCGCCGACACCATCACTGATTTTTCGGTCGCGGTTGATCGCATCGATCTGACGGCGTTCTCTTCAGCTGCCGCACTGGCGGCGTTCAATGGCCGGACAGCTTCCGCCGGCGGCACGCTTCTGACCTTCGCGGCCGGGCAGACCATCCTGCTTCAGGGCGTCTCCACCGGGCAGCTGACACAGGCGAACCTGATCCTTTCCGGCAGCCCGCCTCCGCCTCCGCCTCCGCCTCCGCCGGGAACGCTGACTGGTACTCCGAATGCTGACTATCTCGTGGGCACCGCAAGCAATGACCAGATCTTCGGACTCGGAGGTTCGGACACTCTAGTAGGCCTTCAGGGTAACGATGTGCTGGATGGGGGCGACGGCGATGATGTTCTCATCGGCGGCGAAGGTGCGGATCAAATGATCGGGGGCACCGGCTTTGACATTGTAAGCTATTTTTATGCGACCACTGGTGTGAATTTCAACGTACTGACCGGGGGAACCAGCGGAGAAGCAGCTGGAGACAGCTACTCCGGCATTGAAATGTTCTACGGATCTCAGTTTGGCGACACCATACAGGGATCTGACGGAAACGATCAGATTGCAGGGTTTGCAGGCAATGATTTCATTTCGACCGGCATTTCTGACGATGTGATTATTGGTGGAGAAGGCGCCGACACTCTGGATGGCGGTGAGGGCTTCGACATCGCAAGCTATTTTTATGCTCAAGCCGGCGTTACCTTCAACGTTGTGACCGGCGGCACCGGCGGGGAAGCCTCCGGTGATGTATTTATCAGTATAGAGATGTTCTATGGTTCAAATTTCAATGACGAGATGGTGGGCGATAGCGCCGGCGATTTCCTGATAGGATTTGGCGGCGATGACAGACTGTTCGGGAATGGCGGCAACGATCAATTGATCGGAGGCGCTGGCGCCGACTTGCTCGATGGCGGTTCTGGATATGACATCGTGAGTTATTACACATCGCCGACCGGAGTAAACTTCAGTGTAACGACTGGCGGAACCGCCGGCGACGCTCTGGGCGATACCTATGTCAGCATTGAGATGTTCTACGGTAGCCCCTTCTCCGACATCATGACGGGTGGAGTTTCTCCAGACTTTCTTGTCGGCTTTGAAGGCAATGATACCCTCAACGGTGGCAGCGGCGACGACACGATGGTTGGGGGCGCCGGCGCTGACTTCTTTGACGGAGGCGAGGGCTTCGACACGGTGAGCTACTATTACGCGGGGGCCGGTGTGACGTTCAATGTTGCTGTGAGCGGCACAGGCGGAGAGGCGGCGGGAGACACTTACGTAAACAACGAAATGTTCTACGGGTCGTTCTTTGCCGATAGCATGACAGGTAGTGACGCAAATGAATGGCTCGTCGGCTTTGACGGAAACGATACGTTAAATGGTGGAGGCGGCAACGATACGCTCATCGGCGGCAATGGCGCGGACACGCTTATTGGCGGATCCGGTTATGACGTTGCAAGTTACTACTACGCGCTTTCAGGCGTCAGCGTGAACCTTCAGACTGGAGGAACCGGTGGAGACGCGACGGGAGATACATATTTTCAAATTGAGCAGGTCTATGGTTCGAATTTTGGCGATACGCTGATTGGCTCCAACAGCAACGATAGCCTTGCCGGCTTCGACGGCAACGACACAATCGATGGTGGACTCGGCAGTGATCAACTTATTGGGGGGGGCGGTGCCGATCTGTTCGTAGTGCGGCAATACAACAATGTGGATCAGGACGTTATCGTCGACTTCGCACATGGTTCCGACAAGGTCAGGTTGGTAGGGTCGGGCTTTGCCAGCGTCGCAAACGTGCTTGCGGCAATTTCACAATCGGGCGGCAATGCAGTGCTCACATTTGCTTCCGGCGCTTCAGTCGTCTTTTACCAACGTCAGGCTTCGAGTTTTACTGCTCAGGACTTTGAACTTGTGTCAGCGATGGAGCCTAGCAACGGCGATCATAGTCTGGCCGATACGACTTCGGATTCGTTCGATTTTTCGTCTTTGCCTACACATTCCGAGACAATTGAATTTGGATGGGGAGAAGCGCCGGACGTTCAAATCCACAATCCCGGATCGGAATCCTTTGTAGCAGTCTTCGTCGATTTACCATTCGGCGACACCTTTGATTTCCACGACAATCAAAATAGCCACTTTGACTGGAACGCCGGTTGAAGCAGCTTCTACAATCCTAGCTAAACTCGACCCGCTCCTGCGAGAAGTAGAAGAGCGACCTCGTCTCGTCGTCCAGTTCGCCGGAGGTATGGGCCAGCAGGGCCCGCATGGCGTTCTTCCGGTCTTGCAGGGCGTGGGCGAAGTCCATCTCGATCAGTTCATCCACCCCCGTCCGCTTCATCGTATCCCGCACGTTCATGTAGAGCGGCAGCGACCCGCCGAGGAACATCGACTCGTATGCGATCTTGCTGGCGATCTTGTCGTGGATGTCGGTGTAGCGGAACTGGCGTTCCATCTTGGCCCGCGACTTCACGATGAAATCGATCTCGTGGCGATGGTTGGGGTGGCGCAGGTAGAAGTTCTTGAGCGACGACATCTCGTTCTCGATGCCGGCCACGATCTCCTCGCTCAGGTCCTGGTGGATCACGATGATGTCGATATCCGAGCCTTTGATCATCTCGCCGATCCCGGCATGTTCGCGCGGCTCGTTGTGGGCGAGGAAATAGGCAAGGTCGCCGGCAATGAAGGCGCACAGGTTGGCGCGCACCTCACGCGGCATCTGGACCAGCAGGTTGCTCATCACGTCCTGCGCGACGGCGATCTTCTGCTTGCTGATCTCGCGGTGCGTATTCGACAACGTCCCTTGCCGCTCGATCATCAGCTCACGCTGGTCCGACAAGCCGAACAGCGTGAACGACAGGAAGTCGCGCAGGATGGACGGGCTGAGGCGCACCTGGTCGCCGCGCGTGATATCGAAGCGCAGGTAATAGCTGGCGAAGTGCGACAGGTGCAGCTCACGGCTCTTGTAGCAGGCCTGCCAGAGCGCAAGGCTCGGCACGTCCGGCAGGTCCAGCGCGAGCTCCTTGCCGATGCGCGGCCCCTTCTCCTGCAGCGTCTGGATGACGCGCGCCTCGATCTCCCCGATGCCTGCAACAACCATCGCCCTATCCCCCTGATTTCACCGCAGCCGCCGCCGCAAGCTCCGGCACCAGAACCCGCACGCTCCGGGCCAGCCCCACCTTCCAGTCCGGCGTGCGGATACCGAAGGTGCGGAAGGCCTTCGTCGAGGCCAGCCGCGCATTCAGCGGCCGCTTTGCCGGTGTCGGATACTCCGCCGTCGGAATGCCGACGACCTGCGCTGACGGCCCACCCACCGCGCGGCTGGCGGCGAAGATCGCGTCTGCCATGCTTGCCCGGTCAGTCTCGTCACTGCCAGCCAGATGATACGTGCCCCACCCGGCAAAACCCGGCTTCACCGCGGCATCCGCCATCGTCAGCAGGCCTGCCGCGAGATCCGGGCAATAGGTCGGATAGCCCACCTGGTCATCGACCACGGTAACCTCGTCGCGCGTCATCGCGAGCGTCAGCATGGTGCGCACAAAACTGCCCGCATATTCCGAGAACACCCAGGACACGCGCACGACCAGGTGCTGCGGGCAGGCCTCCGCCACCTCCTGCTCGCCTCCCAGTTTCGATTGTCCGTACACGCCAAGCGGCGCAGGCAGGTCATCCGGCTCGTAAGGGCCGTCCTTGGCGCCGTCGAACACACAGTCCGTTGACACATGGATCAGCACAATGCCCCGCGCCGCGCACAGCATCGCCAGCGCCGCCGGCCCGTCGCGGTTGACCGAAAACGCCGTCGCCGCGTCGCTCTCCGCCTTGTCGACGAACGTGTAGGCGGCCGCATTGATGACGACGCTCGGCTTTGCCGAATCCAGCGCCCGCCCGAGCGAACTGAGTTCGGTGAAGTCGACCTCCGGGCGGCCCATGCACACGAGGTCCTTGCGACCCGCCGCGGCGAGGCTCTGCGCGAGCTGTCCCTGCTTGCCGATCACGAGGATCGTCATGCGCCGGCCCCCGAAAAGGCAAAGTGCGCGGGCGCATCCGCGAGGCGCGGATGCTTCCGGTCCCGCTCCGACAAGGTCAGCCGGCCGGGCGCAAAAGGCCAGCGTATACCGAGCGCCGGGTCATCGGCCGCAATCCCGAAATCGCTCTGCGGCGCATAGGGGCTCGTCACCTTGTAGATCACCTCGGTGCCCGGCTCGAGCGTGCAGAACCCGTGCGCGAAACCTTCCGGCACGAAGACCTGCAAGCCGTTCGTCTCGTCCAGTTCGAACGCCGTGTGCCGCCCGAAATTCGGCGAGCCGGCGCGAATGTCGACGATCACATCCAGCAGCCGCCCACGGATGCAGCGCACCAGCTTCGCCTGCGCATGTGGCGGCGCCTGGTAGTGCAGCCCGCGCAGCGTGCCGGCCTCGGCCGAGCGCGAGTGATTGTCCTGGAAGAAATGCGCCGGAATGCCCGCCGCCCGGAACGCCGCTTCGCTATAGGTCTCGCTGAACCAGCCCCGCGCATCCCCATGCCGGACCGGCCGGACATGCAGGACTTCCGGCAGCACCGGATCGGGCGTGACGCTCAGGCTCATGAGAGGCGCTATAGCACGCCCCTGCAGGCCCGCAACGCGCCCGCCGGTTACTCGACTGTAACCGACTTGGCGAGGTTGCGCGGCTGGTCCACGTCCGTGCCTTTGACGACCGCGACGTGATAGGCCAGCAGCTGCAGCGGAATGGCGGCGAGGATCGGCAGCGAGATGTCGTCCCCATCCGGCAGGCGGATCACATGGTCGGCGCGCTTGCCGGCCATCTTGATGCCCTTGTCGTCCGAAATCAGGATCACCTCGGCGCCGCGTGCGCGCACTTCCTCGACGTTCGATATCGTCTTCTCGAACAGCTCGTCATACGGCGCCACAACCACGACCGGCAGGCCCTTCTCGATCAGCGCGATCGGCCCGTGTTTGAGTTCGCCGGCCGCATAGCCCTCGGCGTGGATGTAGGACACTTCCTTCAGCTTCAGCGC
The genomic region above belongs to Acidobacteriota bacterium and contains:
- the rfbD gene encoding dTDP-4-dehydrorhamnose reductase: MTILVIGKQGQLAQSLAAAGRKDLVCMGRPEVDFTELSSLGRALDSAKPSVVINAAAYTFVDKAESDAATAFSVNRDGPAALAMLCAARGIVLIHVSTDCVFDGAKDGPYEPDDLPAPLGVYGQSKLGGEQEVAEACPQHLVVRVSWVFSEYAGSFVRTMLTLAMTRDEVTVVDDQVGYPTYCPDLAAGLLTMADAAVKPGFAGWGTYHLAGSDETDRASMADAIFAASRAVGGPSAQVVGIPTAEYPTPAKRPLNARLASTKAFRTFGIRTPDWKVGLARSVRVLVPELAAAAAVKSGG
- the rfbC gene encoding dTDP-4-dehydrorhamnose 3,5-epimerase; translated protein: MSLSVTPDPVLPEVLHVRPVRHGDARGWFSETYSEAAFRAAGIPAHFFQDNHSRSAEAGTLRGLHYQAPPHAQAKLVRCIRGRLLDVIVDIRAGSPNFGRHTAFELDETNGLQVFVPEGFAHGFCTLEPGTEVIYKVTSPYAPQSDFGIAADDPALGIRWPFAPGRLTLSERDRKHPRLADAPAHFAFSGAGA
- a CDS encoding methionine adenosyltransferase, which gives rise to MPLKSHEFTSESVAEGHPDKVSDQISDAIVDLFLSRDPTAKVAVETLCTTNLVVLAGEVRTNNGAVVSPDEMNEAARAVVKRIGYEQDGFHWKNMRVENYVHGQSAEIAKGVEEGQGLFKEEGAGDQGIMFGYATTETPELMPATLVYSHQILERLAELRHSGKHPELEPDAKSQVTLQYQGSRPVGVNAVVVSHQHKEHVSQEALREIIRPVVKSVLPEGWFPPEEKFYVNPTGSFFIGGPDGDSGLTGRKIIVDTYGGAAPHGGGAFSGKDPSKVDRSAAYATRYLAKNIVASGLAERCTIQVSYAIGVAQPLSIYVDTHGTGKADEARIAAELRKLFDLSPKGIRTHLKLSAPIYSPTAAYGHFGRVPGNDGTFTWEKTDLADELKRLVN
- a CDS encoding M10 family metallopeptidase C-terminal domain-containing protein; this translates as MPFDSRQDLDGLEFRSLDGTDWSDGGAFRIGATPAFFDGLGTSFEALERLATFAYSSHALNCCPCGQDHSADLMAHKISLAAATVEIGARLVSEGTQFAPDGSPEQATVLIPGEAGGTTTTAGTIALGDSIVSQIEVSGDQDWFAIQLEAGVTYEFTLNGSGANALGDPYLEIMNSTGSQAAFNDDGGVGLNSTLRFTPTRSGVFYVNAHGWIDAGGATSTGTYTLTAIQAPPLPTYTVAEIANYLVTQGSSAGRHWNQTTITYNIQALTAAQQTLAERALAMWSAVTPLTFTRVTSGGNITFTNVDPDPDPADPTAAAAYAQNTFTGNFITASTVVITSNWQSGDTAFDSYTQQTYIHEIGHALGLGHAGPYNGTADWGTDNIYTNDNWAQTVMSYFDQQESGHGSYRFVLGLQQADIVAAQTLYGARPGGTNAGNTTFGFNSTAPGTNIDWSQFVLVQAEGTYRRPPSMTIYDTAGVDTINLSGFSQPQILDLRPGTFSSLGDRPIAGQVNYSNVISIAAGTIIENAVGGAGGDTITGNDANNTITLGGGADTFVYLTNGGADTITDFSVAVDRIDLTAFSSAAALAAFNGRTASAGGTLLTFAAGQTILLQGVSTGQLTQANLILSGSPPPPPPPPPPGTLTGTPNADYLVGTASNDQIFGLGGSDTLVGLQGNDVLDGGDGDDVLIGGEGADQMIGGTGFDIVSYFYATTGVNFNVLTGGTSGEAAGDSYSGIEMFYGSQFGDTIQGSDGNDQIAGFAGNDFISTGISDDVIIGGEGADTLDGGEGFDIASYFYAQAGVTFNVVTGGTGGEASGDVFISIEMFYGSNFNDEMVGDSAGDFLIGFGGDDRLFGNGGNDQLIGGAGADLLDGGSGYDIVSYYTSPTGVNFSVTTGGTAGDALGDTYVSIEMFYGSPFSDIMTGGVSPDFLVGFEGNDTLNGGSGDDTMVGGAGADFFDGGEGFDTVSYYYAGAGVTFNVAVSGTGGEAAGDTYVNNEMFYGSFFADSMTGSDANEWLVGFDGNDTLNGGGGNDTLIGGNGADTLIGGSGYDVASYYYALSGVSVNLQTGGTGGDATGDTYFQIEQVYGSNFGDTLIGSNSNDSLAGFDGNDTIDGGLGSDQLIGGGGADLFVVRQYNNVDQDVIVDFAHGSDKVRLVGSGFASVANVLAAISQSGGNAVLTFASGASVVFYQRQASSFTAQDFELVSAMEPSNGDHSLADTTSDSFDFSSLPTHSETIEFGWGEAPDVQIHNPGSESFVAVFVDLPFGDTFDFHDNQNSHFDWNAG
- the purU gene encoding formyltetrahydrofolate deformylase; translated protein: MAQDFILTLSCPDGVGIVARLARLMEEHGCFIAASRTFGDPETARFFARLVFNTPDGAKGSLDAVQSGMKALGDDLGAEWLIRPSAERMRTLLLVSKSDHCANTLLYAARRGELPIEVTGIVSNHDSLKANFAHWNLPWFHIPVTAATKAEAEARLDGVIAETGSELIVLARYMQVLSQEACRRLEGRIINIHHSFLPGFKGAQPYHQAHARGVKVIGATAHYVTADLDEGPIITQATEAIDHTFSPEDMVETGRHIEGIALLRAVKAHAEHRVFQNSGRTVVFAR